TTGAGGCGGACGGCGATGAGGGGGCCGGCCGCGGGATCCAGGAGGCGGTGGGGCCGCGCCACGCGGATCAGCCTGTCGCCCAGGTAGCTGCGGGCGCGGAGGATGGCGGCGACCTGCGCGTCCTTCCCGAAGGGGTTGTCCAGCTCCCGGTCGCGCGCGGCCACCTCGCGCTCCAGGGTGGCGAGGTCGATCCGCGCCTCTGCCACGAGCTCGTTCATCCCCCGCACCAGCTCCGGGAGAGTGTCGCGGACGATGAAGTCCACCCCTTTCCGCTTGAACGCCTCCACGGGGGGCGGCGCCCCCTTCCCGACGCGGCCCAGCACCCCTCGCACGCTCTTGCCGGTGAGGTCGGGGTTCTGCTCCGAGCCGGAGAGGGCGAACTCCTTCTCGATGATCTTCTGGGTCAGGACGAACCAGGAGTAGTCGTACCCCGTCTTCATGATGTGCTCCAGCGTCCCGAGCGTGTCGAAGCCGGGGAAGAGCGGGACGGGGAGGCGGCGGCCGCGTGCGTCCACCCAGAGCGACGAGGGCCCCGGGAGGATGCGGATCCCGTGGTGGGTCCAGATGGGCGCCCAGTTCTCGATCCCCTCGGTGTAGTGCCACATCCGGTCGCGGTTGATCACGCTGCCTCCGGCCGCTTCCGCGACGCCGAGCATCCGCCCGTCCACGTAGTCGGGGACCCCGGCGAGCATGCGCGCCGGCGGCTCGCCCAGGCGCTCCGGCCAGTTGCGGCGCACCATCTCGAAGTTGGCGCCGATCCCGCCGGAGGTGACGACCACGGCCTGCGCCTGTAGCGCGAACTCGCCCACGACCGTACGCGAGCTGGGGGTGCCGCGCTCCGCGCCGCTCGGCTCCAGCACGTCGCCGCGGACGCCGTCCACCGCGCCCCCGGCGGAGGTGAGCTCCGTCACCCGGTGGCGGAAGCGGAAGGAGAGCAGCCCCCGCCGCTCCCCCTCACGCACGCGGCGGACGAACGGCTCCAGCACGGCCGGACCGGTTCCCCAGGTGACGTGGAAGCGCGGGACCGTGTTGCCGGGCCCCGTTGCGGTGTAGCCGCCGCGCTCCGCCCAGCCCACCACCGGGAAGAAGCGCATCCCCTGCGCGTGCAGCCAGGCGCGCTTCTCCCCGGCGGCGAAGTCCACGTACGCCTCCGCCCAGCGCCGCGGCCAGTGGTCCTCCTCCCGGTCGAAGCCGGCGGTGCCGAGCCAGTCCTGCCAGGCCAGGTCGCGCGAGTCGCGCACCCGCATGCGCCGCTGCTCCGGCGAGTCCACCAGGAACAGCCCGCCGAACGACCAGAACGCCTGCCCGCCCAGCGACGCCTCCAGCTCCTGGTCCACCACGACCACCCGCCGCCCGGCGTCCACCAGCTCCGCGGCGGCCACCAGCCCCGCCAGCCCCGCACCCACCACGATCACGTCGGCGTCTTCGGCACTCATCGGGTCACGCTCGTCCTCGCGGGGAAGGGAACGTCGGGACGGGACCTACTGCGTCTGCACGATCTCGTCGGTGATGCGGTACCCGCCGTCCAGCCAGCGGACGATCTCGCGCGCGCCGGGGTGGTCCACCCCCTCCCAGCGCTCGCGGAGCATCGCCTCCTTCTCCCCCAGCCGGTCCAGGCCCACGTCCTGGAGCGTGAGCAGGTCCTCGCGGAGGCGCTCCCCCAGCTCCGGCCCGAGCACCTCCGCCGCCGCCCGCCGGAACGCCTCGCCGTAGGAGTAGTCCTCCCCCTGGCGGTAGCTCTCGGCCAGCGTCAGGGCGGGGATGCGGGTGAGGGTCGGCTGCAGCGCCGGGTTGATGCCGTGCGCGGCCACCAGGGGGGCCATGGAGGCGGGGCGGCCGGTGAAGCCGCGCAGGTGCAGGTACTGCGACATGCGCTGCCCGTCGTTCACGGGGTAGTTGTCCCAGAGGAAGGGCCTGCGGCCGAGCTGCTCGGCCACGCGGCGGAGGTG
The sequence above is drawn from the Longimicrobiaceae bacterium genome and encodes:
- a CDS encoding FAD-binding dehydrogenase translates to MSAEDADVIVVGAGLAGLVAAAELVDAGRRVVVVDQELEASLGGQAFWSFGGLFLVDSPEQRRMRVRDSRDLAWQDWLGTAGFDREEDHWPRRWAEAYVDFAAGEKRAWLHAQGMRFFPVVGWAERGGYTATGPGNTVPRFHVTWGTGPAVLEPFVRRVREGERRGLLSFRFRHRVTELTSAGGAVDGVRGDVLEPSGAERGTPSSRTVVGEFALQAQAVVVTSGGIGANFEMVRRNWPERLGEPPARMLAGVPDYVDGRMLGVAEAAGGSVINRDRMWHYTEGIENWAPIWTHHGIRILPGPSSLWVDARGRRLPVPLFPGFDTLGTLEHIMKTGYDYSWFVLTQKIIEKEFALSGSEQNPDLTGKSVRGVLGRVGKGAPPPVEAFKRKGVDFIVRDTLPELVRGMNELVAEARIDLATLEREVAARDRELDNPFGKDAQVAAILRARSYLGDRLIRVARPHRLLDPAAGPLIAVRLNILTRKTLGGLQTDLAGRVLRADGEPLPGLYAAGEVAGFGGGGMHGYRALEGTFLGGCIFSGRAAGRAAAAAVA